From the genome of Burkholderiales bacterium:
TTTCCGCACGCCTGCGCGCCACCCCATCGACCGCATGCTGTATCTGGACTGGAAGCAGACCCTTGCCGACAACGATCTGCGCAAGGTGGGCCGGATGACGGAACTGGCCGGCGTGGAGGTGCGCTATCCCATGCTGGACGAACGCCTGGTGGAGTTTGCCGCGAGCCTGCCCCCTGCCTACAAGGTGCGCGGCCAGACCCTGCGCTGGTTTTTCAAGGAGGCGCTGCGGGATTTCCTGCCCGCGGGGATCATCACCAAGCCCAAACACGGCTTTGGCCTGCCCTTCGGCGTGTGGATGAGGGAAGACCCGGAACTCCACGCGCTCGCGCTCGCCAGCCTGCACGCCTTCCGTGCGCGGGGCATTCTGCGCGAAGCTTATCTCGACAGACTGATTGCAGCGCATGAAAGCGAACACGCGGGCTATTACGGTGTGATGATCTGGGTGGTCATGATGCTGGAACAGTGGCTGCAGGCGCACCCTGTCTCCCTCTAGGAGCCACGGGGGCCGGCGCCGTGGCATGCTCCTCCTTGAGTAGGATCACCTTGCTCAGGATGATGAGCATCAGCACGTGGTAGTAGAGGTCGAAGTAACTCAAGCCCAGGAAGGCGCCCGCCGCATAGTAGGCCATGAGGGTCACCTGGCCCATGGCGGCAAGATCGGCAGCCCATTTCCTTTGCGGATCTTTTTTTGCGCGCCGGATCACCCATGACCCCGTCCGCCAGGTAAGAAACCCGAGCAGCAGCCACAACGCCAAGCCGGGGAAGCCATGCTCGCCCAGTTGCTCGAAATAGATGCTGTGCACGTCGTGCACGTTGTCCGGCTCCGGCGCGTAAAGGGCGAAGGTGGGGCGCTGAAACATCTCGAAACCGCCGCCGGTCAGCCGGGCCTTGGCCACGTTGTAGGCAGTCCACCAGGCATTGATGCGCCCCTGGGCGGAGGCATCCTCCTCATAGGTTTGGATGGTCTGCATGCGCTCGTACCACTGGGGCGGCATGATGAGATAGACAAGGCCGGCGGCCAGCACCACGAGGAAGGCCGTGGTGAACTTGTTGCGGCTCTTCCACCAGAAAATGGTGCCCATCACCGCCGCCCCCACCAACGCCCCGCGGGACTGGCTGCCGATCGCCGCCAGTGCGGTGAGAGCCATGCCCGTCGCAAGACCCAGGCGGAGGATGCGGCGCGGCTCGGTGAGCTGCAGGTAACGCATCAGGGGGATGGTCATGAGGAGGGCCAGGGCCAGCTCGTTGTTGCCACCGATGAAGGACCCCTCCGGTCCCTGCACCCGGTACACGCCGCCATGGAGGATGGTGAAAATGCCGCCCTTGATGCCGTAGAAACCCAAGGAGAGCACGATCACCCAGACGAGCAGGCGCAGCTTGTGCCGGTCGTTGATCACGAGCGGCGTGATGAAGACCATCAGCATGATTTTCATCACCTTCTCCCACTGCGTCCAGGCGAGCTGGGGATAGAAGGCGAAAAAGGTGGTGAAGGTCATCCATAAGACAAGCAGCAGCAGGACGGTCATCTCCCGCGTCCAGGGCATGCGCTTGGGCTCCTTCGAGAACAGCACCCCGGTGAGGGTGGCCAGGGCGGCGAGATAGGCCCAGGGGAAGGAAAAGGCAAAGCCATAGGCCAGCCGGTGGGGGTTCATGTAGCTGATCCAGGAATAGAGGTACAGGCCCCAGTGGGGCCGCGACAGGGCAAAAGGCAGCACGCCAAAGAACACCCCCGCCAGCAACAAATCCCTCATGGCGCCACCTTGCTCACGATGTAACGGTATTTGCCCGAGGCTTCCCGGGGAATCTCCTGCACCCGCTCGATTTCGATGGTCACCCCTTCGCCCAGCCGCCGCACGAGGCCCGCGCGGATCGTGTCCAGCGCGCCTTCGGCGAAGTTGGGACCGGTGACGAGAAACACCCGGGTAAGCTCACGGCTTTCCTGGACGATCTTGAACTGCTCCACCCCCGGCACGTCCCGCACCACATAGATGAGGGCAAGGCCGTGCATCACCGTGCCATCCCGTGCCACGACGAAGTCGGTGGTGCGGCCCTGAATTTCCCGGAGGAGGGGCAGGCCCCGCCCACAGGGGCAAGGCCGGTCGTCCAGCACCCCGACGTCGCCGGTGCGGTAGCGGATGAAGGGGAAATCGCCGGTGGCCAGATGCGTGACCACGATCTCCCCCGCCTCTCCCGCCGGCAGCACGCGCCCGTCGGGGGATACGATCTCCACGATGATGTCCTCCACCATGATGTGCATGCCGCCCTGCGGGCATTCGTGGGCAATGAACCCCGCATCGCGCCCGCCATAGCCATTGGCCACGGGACAGCCGAAGACGCGGGAGATGATCGCCCGCTGCTCGTCATAGAGACGTTCCGAAGTAACGAAGGCCACCCGGATGCCCAGGTCATCCATCGCCACTTTCCGCTTCTCCGCATGGCGGGCGATGAGGGCAAGCGAAGAAGGATAGCCAAAGAGCATGCGCGGCCTCACCCTGCGGATGGTGACAAGGAATTCGTCGAGCCGCGTTTCCGACATTTCGAAGGCCGGCAGAAGATGGGTGCGCAGCAGGCGGTCGCGCAGGGCGCGCAGCCGGTCCTGCCGGGTGAGCTCGATGGGCGACCCCCAGACGACGATCTCCGGATCACCGATGTCCACCCCCCACCAGCGGGTGGCACGCCATTTCGCCGCCACATCGTGGGAAATCCTTTCCCTGCCCACGTAGAAGATCAACGGCTCACCGCTGGAGCCGCCGGTGTTGAAGCGGGAAAGTCGCTGCGCATCGCTGGCCTTCAGCGCCTCGGAATGGGCGCGGATGTCCGCCTTGGTGAGGAGCGGCAGCCGTGCCAGATCCGTGAGGCTCTTTACAGCGCCGGGATCGAAGCCCTCTCTTCGGAACAGGTCGCGGTAGTACGGCACGCTGCGGGCGGCTCGATCAAGCAGCCGGTGCAGACGAGCAAGCCGCAGCGATTCCAGCTGCTCGCGGGACCACCACTGGGTCTTTTCCAGTTCACGCCGCACGGCGACGGTGTTATGTCCCTTGAGCCGCTCGTGGAGGGGGAAGAGGACGCGGGAGGCGAAGGCGGTGTAGAGGTCGGTCATGCGGTCAGCTCGCGGTAAACCTCCACCAGGCGATCGATGCGGCCCTGCCACCCATTCTGCACCGCGTATTGGCGGATCCGGTCGCGGTCCCATGGGCGCGTGAGCCCGCGCCGTAGCGCCGCCTCCAAGGCCGCCCCATCGCCGAAGGGAACGATCTCGCCTAGGTGATCCTGCGCCACCACCTCGCGGTTGCCGCCCACGTCGGTGGTGATCACGGGCAGACCGCAGGCCATGGCCTCGAGAAAGACATTCGCCCAGCCCTCGTTGCGGGTGGCGAGCACGAACACGTCGGCCGCGGAAAGGGGCCAGCGCAGCTCCGCCGGCGCTACGACACCGAGAAAGCGGACATGGCCACCCAGTCCCAGCCGCTCCACCTGGTGCTCCAGCGCCTCACGCATGTCACCCTCCGGTGAGGGTCCGCCGACGATGAGATAGACAAGTTCGGAAAACTCCCGGCAAAGCCGGGGCAGCACGTCGATCACGCGATGGAACCCCTTGCGCTCCACCAGGCCGCCCACGGAAATGAGGACCTTGGCCCCAGCGGGGATGCCCAGCCGCGCGCGGGCCTGCTGTTTGTCCTCGGGCCGGAAGATTTCCGTATCCACGCCATTGCCCACCACTTCGATTTTGCCGGCCTCGGCACCGAGGCTTACGAGGTGACGTTTGAGGGCTTCGGCCACACTGAACACCCGTGCCGCAGAGGCGAGCGCCCGCAGCATACGGCGTCGCTTGCCGGGATGCCGCGCGTGGGGCACTTCGGTGCCGCGCAGGGTGATGGTGACCGGCACCTTGAACCAACGGCCGAGAAGGCTTGCGGCATAACCATCGGGATAGGCGAAATGGGCATCGATCACCTCAAAACCGAATTCGCGCTTGAGCCGCCGAAGAAGCAGCACCGAGCCTGCCGCCATGGCGAAACCGTCCAATGTGCGCAGCACACCGGGCACGGCAAGAAAACGGGGATGCCAGACGACGATGCCATCCTGCACTTCCCGTCGTGGCGGCATGGGCCGATAGCCCGGCCGAAACAGGCGGATCAGACTCTGCAGGGGAAACCAGGGTACGGGCGCGACCACGGTGAGGGGCAGATGCCGGGCGACGCGGAACATGCGCTCCCGGATGAAGAGCCCCGCCGCCGGCTGCACCGCGCTGGGAAACAGCGAGGAAAACACGAGAAGACGCGGCCCTTCAGCCATGGCCCCGCCCGACTAGCCGTTCGTACACCGCCGCATAGCGGGCCACGCTGGTTTTCCAGTTGCGTTCCTCCTCGACGAAGCGGCGACCCCGCGCGCGCATCTCGTGCCAACGGTGGCGGTGGGCAAGGGCGTGAAGCACGGTGCGGGCGAGGGCGTCTGCGTCGTCGGCGGGAAACAGCCAGCCGGTCTCCCCATGGCGGATCAATTCCCGGTGTCCGCCCACGTCGGAGGCGACGAAAAGATGCCCCTGGGCCATGGCCTCCAAAGGTTTGAGGGGGGTGACCAGTTCGGTCAGCCGCATGCGGTGACGCGCATAGACGAGGAGATCGATGAGATCGTAATAGCGGTTGACCTCATCGTGGGGCACGCGGCCGGCGAAGACGACGCGCTCCGAAAGCCCGAGGCTTTTTGCCTGGGCACGCAGTCTGGCCTCCTGGGGCCCACCCCCCACCAGGAGCACCTTGACCTCCGGCGCCTCCGCGAGGATGCGGGGCAGCGCGGCAAGCAACAGGTCCAAGCCCTCGTAGGCGTAGAAGGAGCCGATGAAACCCAGCACCTGGCTGCCGGCAAGCCCCAGCCGCGCTTTCAGCGTCTCGTCGGGCGGCCCGCCCAGGGGGAAGCGGTGGATATCCACGGCGTTGGGGATGACGGTGACTTTTTCCGCGGGAATGCCACGGCGGAGGATGTCGCCCCGCAAACCTTCGCAAATGCAGGTGATGGCATCCGCATGGCGGAAGGCATAGGTATCCAGGGCGCGGGAAAGGCGATAACGCAGGCTCCCCTCACGGGTGGTACCGTGGTCCACTGCCGCGTCTTCCCAGAAGGCGCGGACTTCATACACCACCGGGAGTCCCCGCCGATGGGCCACCCGCAGCGCGGGAAGAACATTGAGCTGGGGCGAGTGGGCGTGCACCACATCCGGCCGCACTGCCTCCACCACCTCCTCCAGCCGGCGCGCCAAGGCCTGCATGTCGGCGAGCTGGCAGAAGACGGGCAGGCGACCCAGCACTCCGCGCGGCGGCACGGTACGGAAGAAATGCAGCCCCTCCACCTCCTCCTCGCTCAACGTGCAGCCGGTCTGCCGCGGCCCGGTGAGGTGGAAGGTTTCCCACCCCAGCGCCCGCTGTTCCCGCAGAATGGCGGCACTGCGGAAGGTGTAGCCGCTGTGCAGGGGAAGGGAATGGTCGAAGACGTGGAGGATGCGCATGCGCTTTCCCTATTCCTTGAGCGGCAAGGGCGCAGTAGCCACGCCGGCTGAATCATTGCAGCGCAGGAAAGCCTCGAACATGAGCAGCGACCACAGGGGCGCGCTGTAGTCGCGCCGCCCGCTTTCGTGGGCCTTTACCATCTCGCGCAGGAAGCCCTGATCGAACCAGCCGGTGTCCGCCAGCCGTTCGCCCAGCACCGCCTGCCGCACCCGCTCCCGCAGCGGCCCGCGGAACCAGCTCGCCAGGGGCACGGAAAACCCCATCTTCGGCCGGTAGAGCACCTCCGCCGGAAGATAGGGTTCCATCGCCTTCTTCAGCAGGTATTTGCCCTCGCGCCCGTGCAGCTTGAATTCCCGCGGCAGTCCGGAGACCCATTCCATGAGCACGTGATCCATGAGGGGCTCGCGCACTTCCAGCGCATGGGCCATGCTGGCACGGTCCACCTTGGTGTTGATGTCGCCCACCAGATAGGTCTTCATGTCCAGGTACTGCACGCGG
Proteins encoded in this window:
- a CDS encoding putative O-glycosylation ligase, exosortase A system-associated is translated as MRDLLLAGVFFGVLPFALSRPHWGLYLYSWISYMNPHRLAYGFAFSFPWAYLAALATLTGVLFSKEPKRMPWTREMTVLLLLVLWMTFTTFFAFYPQLAWTQWEKVMKIMLMVFITPLVINDRHKLRLLVWVIVLSLGFYGIKGGIFTILHGGVYRVQGPEGSFIGGNNELALALLMTIPLMRYLQLTEPRRILRLGLATGMALTALAAIGSQSRGALVGAAVMGTIFWWKSRNKFTTAFLVVLAAGLVYLIMPPQWYERMQTIQTYEEDASAQGRINAWWTAYNVAKARLTGGGFEMFQRPTFALYAPEPDNVHDVHSIYFEQLGEHGFPGLALWLLLGFLTWRTGSWVIRRAKKDPQRKWAADLAAMGQVTLMAYYAAGAFLGLSYFDLYYHVLMLIILSKVILLKEEHATAPAPVAPRGRQGAPAATVPAS
- a CDS encoding AMP-binding protein: MTDLYTAFASRVLFPLHERLKGHNTVAVRRELEKTQWWSREQLESLRLARLHRLLDRAARSVPYYRDLFRREGFDPGAVKSLTDLARLPLLTKADIRAHSEALKASDAQRLSRFNTGGSSGEPLIFYVGRERISHDVAAKWRATRWWGVDIGDPEIVVWGSPIELTRQDRLRALRDRLLRTHLLPAFEMSETRLDEFLVTIRRVRPRMLFGYPSSLALIARHAEKRKVAMDDLGIRVAFVTSERLYDEQRAIISRVFGCPVANGYGGRDAGFIAHECPQGGMHIMVEDIIVEIVSPDGRVLPAGEAGEIVVTHLATGDFPFIRYRTGDVGVLDDRPCPCGRGLPLLREIQGRTTDFVVARDGTVMHGLALIYVVRDVPGVEQFKIVQESRELTRVFLVTGPNFAEGALDTIRAGLVRRLGEGVTIEIERVQEIPREASGKYRYIVSKVAP
- a CDS encoding glycosyltransferase, yielding MAEGPRLLVFSSLFPSAVQPAAGLFIRERMFRVARHLPLTVVAPVPWFPLQSLIRLFRPGYRPMPPRREVQDGIVVWHPRFLAVPGVLRTLDGFAMAAGSVLLLRRLKREFGFEVIDAHFAYPDGYAASLLGRWFKVPVTITLRGTEVPHARHPGKRRRMLRALASAARVFSVAEALKRHLVSLGAEAGKIEVVGNGVDTEIFRPEDKQQARARLGIPAGAKVLISVGGLVERKGFHRVIDVLPRLCREFSELVYLIVGGPSPEGDMREALEHQVERLGLGGHVRFLGVVAPAELRWPLSAADVFVLATRNEGWANVFLEAMACGLPVITTDVGGNREVVAQDHLGEIVPFGDGAALEAALRRGLTRPWDRDRIRQYAVQNGWQGRIDRLVEVYRELTA
- a CDS encoding glycosyltransferase, exosortase A system-associated: MRILHVFDHSLPLHSGYTFRSAAILREQRALGWETFHLTGPRQTGCTLSEEEVEGLHFFRTVPPRGVLGRLPVFCQLADMQALARRLEEVVEAVRPDVVHAHSPQLNVLPALRVAHRRGLPVVYEVRAFWEDAAVDHGTTREGSLRYRLSRALDTYAFRHADAITCICEGLRGDILRRGIPAEKVTVIPNAVDIHRFPLGGPPDETLKARLGLAGSQVLGFIGSFYAYEGLDLLLAALPRILAEAPEVKVLLVGGGPQEARLRAQAKSLGLSERVVFAGRVPHDEVNRYYDLIDLLVYARHRMRLTELVTPLKPLEAMAQGHLFVASDVGGHRELIRHGETGWLFPADDADALARTVLHALAHRHRWHEMRARGRRFVEEERNWKTSVARYAAVYERLVGRGHG